In Maridesulfovibrio sp., a single genomic region encodes these proteins:
- a CDS encoding L-2-amino-thiazoline-4-carboxylic acid hydrolase: MSEAKLREELYAANENRAIIYKLIFDAMVDEFGLEKAKEVMKKGIYKRGEQIGENFKKFAPADFKGLCDAFIGGIPDDSKMFAPTITRCDEGGLDIEFDNCPLKNAWRDMGCSDEECATLCEVAGIIDYGTFQGAGFHFEMTALPEGSKEKCYLKVRAKK, from the coding sequence ATGAGTGAAGCCAAACTGCGTGAAGAGCTTTATGCCGCCAATGAGAACAGGGCCATCATCTATAAATTGATCTTCGACGCCATGGTGGATGAATTCGGTCTTGAAAAAGCAAAAGAAGTAATGAAAAAAGGTATTTATAAAAGAGGCGAGCAGATTGGCGAGAATTTCAAGAAATTCGCACCCGCTGATTTCAAAGGCCTTTGCGATGCCTTTATCGGCGGAATTCCTGACGATTCCAAGATGTTTGCTCCTACAATTACCCGTTGTGACGAAGGCGGCCTGGACATCGAGTTTGACAACTGTCCTCTGAAGAATGCATGGCGTGATATGGGCTGCTCCGACGAAGAGTGCGCAACTCTTTGTGAAGTTGCCGGAATCATTGACTACGGAACCTTCCAGGGAGCCGGATTTCATTTTGAAATGACAGCTCTTCCCGAAGGCAGCAAGGAAAAATGTTACCTCAAGGTTCGCGCAAAAAAATAG
- a CDS encoding ABC transporter substrate-binding protein, producing MKIRNLLFGLAAMAALLLASTAQADKTIMLGYTLPLTGSHAQYGEVFRNSAKLQLDKFNKSGKLKGATVEITYEDSKSDPKEAINIARKFVDNEKIVGVLGDFTSTVSMAAGRVYGMEGMPQLSQTASHPDFTKVGNYQFRNITTQAYEGPFVAKWATGLGFKKFAIIAIQNDWGISAAEYFAKGLKELGGEVTAIEYFNPGNRDFRSILTKVERDKPEAIYLCMMYEEGSMVLQQRRQLGIKTPVFGTSSLYSPKLLELAGESSEGLMLSTTFMCDSPDPNVVEFVEAYKAAYGSEPNMFAGQAYDAVGIMLDAIAKVGPDVTRSSLRDALAQTKDYPGVTGSTTFDPETREPVKGLARLEVKNGSFVLVK from the coding sequence ATGAAAATCAGAAACCTTCTTTTTGGACTTGCCGCCATGGCCGCTTTGTTGCTGGCCTCAACCGCTCAGGCTGATAAAACCATCATGCTGGGCTACACACTGCCCCTTACCGGCAGCCACGCACAGTACGGGGAAGTCTTCCGTAATTCCGCCAAGCTGCAGCTTGACAAATTTAACAAATCGGGAAAGCTCAAAGGTGCAACAGTTGAAATCACCTACGAAGATTCCAAATCCGATCCCAAGGAAGCTATCAACATCGCCCGCAAGTTCGTTGACAATGAAAAGATTGTAGGCGTTCTCGGCGATTTTACCTCTACAGTATCCATGGCCGCCGGTCGTGTTTACGGCATGGAAGGTATGCCGCAGCTTTCCCAGACCGCTTCCCACCCCGATTTTACCAAGGTCGGCAACTACCAGTTCCGTAACATCACCACCCAGGCCTATGAAGGTCCCTTTGTCGCCAAATGGGCTACCGGACTCGGTTTCAAGAAATTCGCAATCATAGCCATCCAGAACGACTGGGGTATCTCCGCTGCCGAATATTTCGCAAAAGGGCTCAAGGAGCTCGGCGGCGAAGTAACCGCAATCGAGTACTTCAACCCCGGAAACCGCGATTTCCGTTCAATTCTTACCAAAGTGGAAAGGGACAAGCCCGAGGCCATATACCTCTGTATGATGTATGAAGAAGGTTCCATGGTACTGCAGCAGCGCAGGCAGCTCGGCATCAAGACTCCTGTTTTCGGTACCTCTTCACTCTATTCTCCCAAACTTCTTGAACTGGCCGGTGAGTCCTCCGAAGGTCTGATGCTTTCCACCACCTTCATGTGTGACAGCCCCGACCCCAATGTTGTCGAATTTGTTGAAGCATACAAGGCTGCATACGGCTCCGAGCCGAACATGTTTGCAGGACAGGCCTATGACGCAGTCGGTATCATGCTTGATGCAATCGCCAAGGTCGGTCCCGATGTAACCCGCTCCAGCCTGCGTGATGCTCTGGCCCAGACCAAGGACTATCCCGGCGTTACCGGTTCAACTACTTTTGATCCTGAAACCCGTGAACCTGTTAAGGGTCTGGCCCGTCTTGAAGTCAAAAACGGTTCCTTCGTTCTCGTAAAGTAG
- a CDS encoding branched-chain amino acid ABC transporter permease has product MDSYFLMQIVNGLSAGMIYALIAIGFTLIFGVLNVVNFAHGEMYTIGAFAGLVFINAFNWPLALIIVAALAVGGVAGVILEKIAFKPFRRFQDEASLKSRAMREATLLSSLAFSIIIKELIQHFFGAEMQTIPGQYLLNDPIPVGPVSFSTGQFLILGSSIVMLGGLQYVLYHTRIGLSIRAISNNPLGAKYVGLSVDRTIIATFAVGSMLGGAAGIMVGLYYGAIFPSMGFAPSLKAFVAMVMGGLSSIPGAVICALILGVCESLATDFMTQGWSDMVAYSFLIITLIFFPQGIFGARRERV; this is encoded by the coding sequence ATGGACTCGTATTTTCTGATGCAAATCGTCAACGGCCTCAGCGCCGGAATGATCTACGCGCTGATAGCCATCGGCTTCACGCTCATCTTCGGCGTGCTTAACGTTGTCAACTTCGCCCACGGCGAGATGTATACCATCGGAGCTTTTGCCGGACTGGTATTCATCAATGCCTTCAACTGGCCCCTCGCCCTTATTATTGTCGCGGCTCTTGCCGTAGGAGGAGTCGCCGGTGTGATTCTGGAAAAGATAGCCTTCAAACCCTTCAGGCGTTTTCAGGACGAAGCCTCACTCAAATCAAGAGCCATGCGTGAAGCCACCCTCCTGTCCTCTCTGGCATTTTCCATTATCATCAAGGAACTCATTCAGCATTTCTTCGGCGCTGAAATGCAGACCATACCCGGACAGTATCTGCTCAACGATCCCATCCCGGTCGGTCCCGTATCCTTTTCCACCGGTCAGTTCCTGATTCTCGGTTCTTCCATAGTCATGCTCGGCGGACTGCAGTACGTGCTTTATCATACCCGCATCGGCCTTTCCATCCGGGCTATCTCCAACAACCCGCTCGGAGCCAAATACGTAGGCCTTTCCGTTGACCGGACCATTATAGCCACTTTCGCCGTGGGCAGTATGCTCGGCGGTGCCGCCGGTATAATGGTCGGCCTGTATTACGGAGCCATTTTCCCTTCCATGGGCTTCGCCCCTTCACTCAAGGCGTTCGTCGCCATGGTTATGGGCGGACTCTCCAGCATTCCCGGTGCCGTAATCTGTGCGCTTATTCTCGGAGTGTGCGAGTCGCTGGCAACCGACTTCATGACTCAGGGCTGGAGCGATATGGTGGCCTACAGTTTTCTAATTATAACCCTTATTTTCTTTCCTCAGGGCATCTTCGGCGCCCGCAGGGAACGTGTATAA
- a CDS encoding branched-chain amino acid ABC transporter permease: MNDSMKVNPWRSRMLAAAVLLLVLAVVPGVLSALGKSYYIQIANSALIFCILAASMNLITGTAGLLCLGHAAFFGIGAYAAGLLASNYGLPFLVTLPLGGVAAGIAGILVALPTMRLISIYFSVATLGVGEIIHVTLLNWVSVTRGPMGVQLYEPITIFGHRFTSLLSIYYVIAVLACISIYVIWRLTNSYFGNALRSLREDDQCAEAMGINVVKLKIQAFGASTFFAGLAGAVFAHSVGYISPDSFQFSESILILAMVVVGGLGSLPGGLLGALLLILLPEVARGLGDFRMIAVGVVMFLSILLLPRGLFGETSALEMARKQFNAAWNGRQVVGWK; this comes from the coding sequence ATGAACGACAGTATGAAAGTTAATCCATGGCGTTCCCGCATGCTGGCCGCGGCAGTCCTGCTGCTTGTGCTGGCAGTTGTTCCGGGAGTGCTTTCCGCCCTGGGTAAAAGTTACTATATTCAGATTGCCAATTCGGCCCTGATCTTCTGCATTCTTGCCGCAAGCATGAACCTTATCACCGGTACGGCCGGCCTGCTCTGCCTGGGCCACGCGGCTTTTTTCGGAATCGGCGCATATGCCGCCGGTCTGCTGGCTTCCAATTACGGACTGCCCTTTCTGGTAACCCTTCCGCTGGGCGGAGTTGCCGCCGGAATTGCGGGTATTCTCGTAGCCCTGCCGACCATGAGGCTGATAAGCATCTATTTCTCCGTGGCCACTCTCGGGGTGGGTGAGATAATTCACGTCACCCTGCTGAACTGGGTTTCAGTAACCCGCGGACCCATGGGTGTTCAGCTTTATGAACCGATAACAATCTTCGGGCACAGGTTCACCAGCCTCCTGTCCATCTACTATGTAATTGCGGTTCTGGCCTGTATTTCCATTTATGTAATCTGGCGGCTTACCAACTCCTACTTCGGCAACGCCCTGCGTTCCCTGAGGGAGGACGACCAGTGTGCCGAAGCCATGGGAATCAATGTTGTCAAACTCAAGATTCAGGCCTTCGGAGCCAGCACCTTTTTCGCCGGACTGGCCGGTGCGGTGTTTGCTCACAGTGTAGGTTATATCAGCCCGGACAGCTTTCAGTTCAGCGAGTCAATCCTGATTCTGGCAATGGTTGTTGTCGGCGGACTCGGTTCTTTGCCGGGCGGCCTTCTCGGCGCCCTGCTGCTCATCCTGCTGCCGGAAGTGGCTCGCGGACTGGGTGATTTCCGTATGATCGCTGTTGGTGTTGTCATGTTTCTTTCCATTCTGCTGCTGCCCAGAGGTCTTTTCGGCGAGACATCAGCATTGGAAATGGCCAGAAAGCAGTTCAACGCGGCCTGGAACGGCCGCCAGGTGGTGGGGTGGAAATAA
- a CDS encoding ABC transporter ATP-binding protein translates to MSEYILETKGLTRRFGGLVAVDSVDMTMKPGELVGLIGPNGAGKSTFFNCLTGFYPPSEGEVRFMDSPITGLKPYQVAKLGIGRTFQNLRIMPNMTVFDNVSVGAIGSLGHSLRRAIWPFRCSTDEEISSRTWDILKRVGLDGQAGELAANLSYGRRKYLEIARAMATNPKLLILDEPAAGLNEQETGELADFIGELNSEGVPILLVEHDMGLVMGICHRVMVLALGKKIADDTPQSVQKDPAVLEAYLGGEECQY, encoded by the coding sequence ATGTCGGAATACATTTTGGAAACAAAAGGGCTTACCCGCAGATTCGGCGGCCTTGTGGCCGTGGACAGTGTGGACATGACCATGAAACCGGGAGAGCTGGTAGGACTGATCGGTCCCAACGGTGCGGGCAAAAGTACCTTTTTCAACTGTCTGACCGGATTTTACCCTCCCAGCGAAGGGGAAGTGCGTTTTATGGATTCCCCCATTACCGGGCTCAAGCCGTATCAGGTTGCAAAGCTCGGAATCGGAAGGACCTTCCAGAACCTGCGCATCATGCCTAACATGACTGTTTTCGATAACGTTTCAGTGGGAGCCATCGGTTCTCTCGGGCATTCCCTGCGTAGGGCTATCTGGCCTTTCCGCTGCAGCACGGATGAAGAAATAAGCAGCAGAACCTGGGATATTCTGAAACGTGTCGGTCTGGACGGTCAGGCCGGAGAACTGGCAGCCAACCTTTCCTATGGTCGGCGCAAATATCTTGAAATCGCCCGGGCCATGGCCACCAACCCCAAGCTTCTCATCCTTGATGAGCCTGCAGCGGGTCTGAACGAACAGGAAACCGGAGAGCTAGCCGATTTCATAGGCGAACTCAATTCGGAAGGAGTGCCCATCCTGCTGGTCGAGCACGACATGGGGCTGGTTATGGGCATCTGTCACCGGGTCATGGTTCTTGCCCTCGGCAAAAAAATAGCCGACGACACTCCGCAGTCGGTACAGAAAGACCCGGCAGTGCTTGAGGCCTACCTTGGAGGTGAAGAATGTCAATATTAG
- a CDS encoding ABC transporter ATP-binding protein, whose protein sequence is MSILEVHDLHVSMGVQQILRGVELSVAENGIVAVLGSNGVGKTTLMRAISNIYQSNKGEILFQGNDIANIGSDKVVMAGVCQAPEGRQIFSNMSVEENLILGAYHQDKAHFKDDLAYVFDLFPILEERLQQQAGAMSGGEQQMLCIGRALMGRPKLLLLDEPSLGLAPLVIKSIFDLIVKIRETGTSILLVEQNAKAALSVADYGYIMEGGTIVMQGPARELVADGRLEEAYMGGKAH, encoded by the coding sequence ATGTCAATATTAGAAGTACACGATCTCCATGTGAGCATGGGTGTTCAGCAGATCCTGCGCGGGGTCGAGCTCAGTGTGGCGGAAAACGGCATTGTTGCCGTGCTCGGTTCCAACGGAGTCGGCAAGACAACCCTGATGCGGGCCATTTCCAATATTTATCAAAGCAATAAAGGGGAAATTCTCTTTCAGGGCAACGATATTGCCAATATCGGTTCGGACAAGGTTGTAATGGCCGGAGTCTGTCAGGCCCCGGAAGGAAGGCAGATCTTTTCCAACATGAGTGTCGAGGAGAATCTGATTCTCGGAGCATATCATCAGGATAAAGCGCATTTCAAAGACGACCTTGCCTATGTCTTCGACCTCTTCCCCATTCTGGAGGAAAGGCTGCAGCAGCAGGCGGGTGCCATGTCCGGCGGTGAGCAGCAGATGTTGTGCATCGGTCGCGCACTTATGGGCCGTCCGAAGCTTCTGCTTCTGGATGAACCTTCACTCGGTCTTGCTCCGCTGGTCATCAAAAGCATTTTCGACCTTATCGTGAAAATCAGGGAAACCGGCACATCCATTCTCTTAGTTGAACAGAATGCCAAGGCAGCCCTTTCCGTGGCCGATTACGGATACATTATGGAAGGCGGCACCATCGTCATGCAGGGCCCTGCCAGGGAATTGGTGGCCGATGGTCGTCTCGAAGAGGCATACATGGGCGGGAAGGCCCATTAG
- a CDS encoding sigma 54-interacting transcriptional regulator — translation MKATSNYAPLWALLPEGQKTTAPGILDLCRELQQIVTIISRLSGIDLYIINTDYLCVAGSGFYEAAVGCLSPRDTAIGYSLVSGRPTMVADPKANAACRECSQKLTCRDLANYTAPIAVRNRIVAAVQIVAFDSAQCAILKEKALDIAEAITLFLVQNCEADSRLLSALAGSADEIDSSGLERLVGESKAIRTLKDDIIRCAPLDSTILIQGESGTGKELTAQAIHDLSPRAAAPFIAVNCGAIPESIIESELFGYASGTFTGAHKGGKAGLFEHAEGGTLFLDEIAELPLQLQVKLLRVLQERKVMRLGGRTEHDFNVRIIAAANVDVAEQARAGKFRQDLYYRLSVIPLHVPALREREGDIELLVHHFARLYARRRGEPQPPVEPDLLQRFISYPWPGNVRELKNFVEYGINFRKGRALDLATLEERFLNAEKSSSVGGYGHWNMDGSQPCPSNAPASAADNGVKQAAPASEKELTEQETLSACLSRYGADLEGKKRTAEELGISLATLYRKIKRYGLLDAYRYDVGVH, via the coding sequence GTGAAAGCTACAAGTAATTATGCTCCGCTATGGGCACTCCTTCCTGAAGGACAGAAAACAACCGCTCCCGGAATACTTGATCTCTGCCGGGAACTGCAGCAGATCGTAACCATTATTTCCCGACTTTCGGGTATTGATCTCTACATAATCAATACCGACTACCTCTGCGTGGCCGGATCAGGATTCTACGAGGCGGCTGTGGGCTGCCTCAGCCCCCGCGACACAGCCATCGGCTACAGCCTGGTCAGCGGACGCCCGACCATGGTTGCGGACCCGAAAGCCAACGCCGCCTGCCGCGAATGCTCGCAGAAACTTACCTGCCGCGACCTGGCCAACTACACCGCCCCCATAGCCGTGCGCAACAGAATAGTTGCCGCAGTACAGATCGTTGCCTTCGATTCCGCGCAATGCGCCATACTCAAGGAAAAAGCGCTGGATATTGCTGAAGCCATCACCCTTTTTCTGGTCCAGAACTGCGAGGCGGACTCCAGACTGCTTTCCGCCCTTGCCGGATCGGCGGACGAAATAGACAGTTCCGGGCTTGAACGACTCGTCGGCGAAAGCAAGGCCATCCGCACCCTCAAGGACGATATAATCCGTTGCGCCCCTCTTGATTCAACCATCCTGATTCAGGGAGAGTCCGGCACAGGCAAGGAACTCACCGCACAGGCCATACACGATCTCTCTCCACGGGCGGCAGCACCTTTCATCGCCGTAAACTGCGGCGCAATTCCGGAATCGATAATTGAGAGTGAATTGTTCGGGTATGCTTCGGGAACTTTTACCGGAGCGCACAAGGGCGGAAAGGCCGGACTTTTCGAACACGCAGAGGGCGGCACCCTCTTCCTTGATGAAATCGCCGAGCTCCCTCTGCAGCTGCAGGTAAAACTGCTGCGCGTACTGCAGGAGCGCAAGGTAATGCGCCTCGGCGGACGCACCGAACACGATTTCAATGTGCGCATCATAGCAGCTGCCAACGTTGATGTAGCCGAGCAGGCCAGAGCAGGCAAATTCCGGCAGGACCTGTACTACAGGCTGTCCGTCATCCCTCTGCATGTCCCGGCGCTGCGTGAAAGGGAAGGAGATATTGAACTGCTCGTGCATCATTTCGCCCGGTTGTACGCACGCAGAAGAGGTGAGCCGCAACCCCCGGTAGAACCGGACCTGCTGCAGAGATTCATTTCCTACCCGTGGCCCGGAAACGTGCGCGAACTCAAAAATTTCGTAGAATACGGCATCAACTTCCGCAAAGGCCGCGCCCTTGATCTGGCAACACTTGAAGAAAGATTTCTCAATGCGGAAAAGTCCTCCTCGGTAGGCGGCTACGGACATTGGAATATGGACGGCAGCCAGCCCTGCCCAAGCAATGCTCCAGCATCGGCAGCAGACAACGGAGTGAAACAGGCTGCGCCTGCCTCCGAAAAGGAACTTACCGAACAGGAAACCCTCAGCGCGTGCCTTTCGCGCTACGGCGCGGACCTTGAAGGCAAAAAACGTACAGCCGAAGAACTCGGTATCAGCCTTGCTACCCTGTACCGCAAAATTAAACGGTACGGCCTGCTTGACGCCTATCGCTACGATGTCGGGGTTCATTAA
- a CDS encoding ABC transporter substrate binding protein: MAKEVSDTGIMQTMHKTLILFLALLLFPAAASAKPEILLIESYHSDFFWDAEIVEGLRSVLKDTVELARFELDTKRLPEEEHENRAEMAWEYYLKTSPDIVVLSDDNAMRMLGKKFLKTDTPVVFLGVNENPRKYIQLRKNITGVLERLPFKRMLLTMKDLSPQKNSRILILFDNSSTAKTIINNEFKGQNSFDLYDLHCNIVSTPDLAELKEAVLTARSNGYSYIILGLFYHLFDNGVHVDSEQVLQWIYQNTPLPLFSFWGVSVGKGRATGGIIMNGKIQGGAAGKIIQEIINGREVSSITPVTPDNGSIIFSRHELDRWKIRLPRNTLMRTILVE; the protein is encoded by the coding sequence ATGGCAAAAGAGGTAAGCGATACAGGCATTATGCAAACCATGCACAAAACCCTGATTCTTTTTCTGGCGTTACTGCTGTTTCCGGCGGCAGCCTCGGCCAAACCCGAAATTCTGCTTATCGAAAGTTATCATTCTGATTTTTTCTGGGATGCTGAAATTGTCGAAGGACTTCGCTCGGTCCTCAAGGACACAGTAGAACTGGCAAGATTCGAGCTGGATACAAAAAGGCTGCCCGAAGAAGAACACGAAAACCGAGCTGAAATGGCCTGGGAGTACTACCTGAAGACATCCCCGGACATTGTCGTTCTGTCCGATGACAATGCAATGAGAATGCTTGGAAAAAAATTTCTGAAAACAGACACTCCGGTAGTGTTTCTGGGAGTAAACGAAAACCCCAGAAAATATATTCAGCTGCGAAAAAATATCACCGGCGTTCTCGAAAGGCTTCCTTTCAAAAGAATGCTCCTGACCATGAAAGATCTCTCTCCTCAAAAAAACAGCAGAATACTCATCCTCTTCGACAACAGTTCCACGGCAAAAACAATTATCAACAATGAATTCAAAGGACAGAACTCCTTTGACCTGTACGACCTGCACTGCAACATTGTTTCCACCCCGGACCTCGCTGAATTGAAAGAAGCGGTATTAACCGCCCGGTCAAACGGATACTCATACATCATACTGGGATTATTCTACCATCTGTTCGACAACGGGGTTCATGTGGACAGTGAGCAGGTTCTGCAATGGATCTATCAAAACACGCCCCTGCCCCTTTTCTCATTCTGGGGGGTGAGTGTCGGCAAAGGAAGGGCCACCGGAGGCATAATCATGAACGGTAAAATCCAGGGCGGAGCAGCAGGAAAAATCATACAGGAAATTATAAACGGCAGAGAAGTCAGTTCCATCACCCCGGTGACCCCGGATAATGGATCGATCATTTTCAGCAGACACGAACTTGACCGCTGGAAAATAAGACTTCCCAGAAACACCCTGATGCGCACCATTCTGGTAGAGTAG
- the ybaK gene encoding Cys-tRNA(Pro) deacylase: MTPAINMAKKNKISFKVHEYEHDPAAEAYGKEAAEKLGVDPDTVFKTLVVSAGKDLVVAVVPVMKRLDLKLLAKAVGAKKVAMAEVKLVEKTTGYVVGGVSPLGQKKLLTTVIDSSAEGCETVFVSAGRRGMDIELAPQDLARLVKASFSPVSR; this comes from the coding sequence ATGACTCCCGCAATCAACATGGCTAAGAAAAACAAGATTTCGTTCAAGGTCCACGAATACGAACATGATCCCGCTGCCGAAGCCTACGGAAAGGAAGCGGCCGAAAAGCTCGGAGTGGACCCTGATACGGTTTTCAAAACCCTGGTGGTCTCCGCCGGCAAAGACCTTGTTGTGGCCGTCGTCCCGGTCATGAAACGTCTGGACCTCAAGCTGCTGGCCAAGGCTGTTGGTGCAAAAAAAGTTGCCATGGCTGAAGTCAAACTGGTGGAAAAGACAACCGGATACGTTGTCGGCGGGGTCAGTCCCCTCGGCCAGAAAAAACTACTTACCACCGTTATTGATTCTTCCGCGGAAGGCTGCGAGACCGTTTTTGTGAGCGCCGGACGCCGAGGCATGGATATCGAGCTTGCCCCGCAGGATCTGGCGCGTCTGGTCAAGGCGTCTTTCTCCCCGGTTTCACGCTAG
- a CDS encoding efflux RND transporter periplasmic adaptor subunit: MPEYNVKNFKLVAVALVVLAVCALFAGCKDADTAQAGDSHARMVPVEVEEVVMTPFRRSIELPGRVSARRVAQVRARVAGIILSRDFQEGSHVTKGQVLFHIDPAQFQATLAQARADLARTEASMVDLRVTAERYKKLITTKSISQQEVDTAINNYKAALAAKNAAEAAVRSASLNLSYATVTAPISGRIGRALVTEGALVGEGEATHLATIQQLDPIYADINQPVAEYLKLKAIMNEAVSGEDKAEVTVSLDDVDYTAKGRLLFSDVTVDQETGQVSLRSEFPNKDGMLLPGMFVRIGIKLGKTRDVVFVPQRAVIRDADGSAHVFVVDEGNTVFQRAVKTGLMQGGRWQITEGLKPGDRLIINGSEKVHQGMTVSVKNTGAPAAELNAASGKS, translated from the coding sequence ATGCCTGAATACAATGTAAAAAATTTTAAGCTGGTAGCGGTAGCGCTTGTTGTGCTTGCCGTTTGCGCACTGTTTGCCGGGTGCAAGGATGCGGATACAGCCCAGGCCGGAGACAGCCACGCCAGAATGGTTCCGGTGGAGGTGGAGGAAGTTGTGATGACTCCCTTCCGCAGAAGCATAGAACTTCCGGGCAGGGTTTCCGCCCGCCGGGTAGCGCAGGTTCGCGCCCGTGTAGCCGGCATTATCCTGAGCAGGGATTTTCAGGAAGGCAGCCATGTAACCAAGGGACAGGTGCTGTTTCATATTGATCCCGCCCAGTTTCAGGCAACACTCGCCCAGGCCCGTGCGGATCTCGCAAGGACAGAGGCCAGCATGGTCGACCTGAGAGTTACGGCCGAAAGATACAAGAAGCTCATAACCACAAAGTCGATCAGCCAGCAGGAAGTTGATACGGCCATAAACAACTACAAGGCGGCACTGGCGGCAAAAAATGCGGCCGAAGCAGCCGTGCGTTCGGCATCCCTGAACCTCAGTTATGCCACGGTTACAGCTCCCATTTCCGGCAGGATAGGAAGGGCGCTTGTTACCGAGGGGGCTCTTGTCGGGGAAGGCGAGGCTACTCATCTGGCCACCATACAGCAGCTTGATCCCATTTATGCCGATATCAATCAGCCTGTTGCGGAATATCTTAAGCTGAAGGCCATAATGAACGAGGCTGTAAGCGGTGAAGACAAGGCCGAAGTGACCGTTTCACTTGACGATGTTGATTACACTGCTAAGGGCAGACTGCTTTTTTCCGATGTGACTGTTGATCAGGAGACCGGGCAGGTATCCCTTAGAAGTGAATTCCCCAACAAGGACGGCATGCTGCTTCCCGGCATGTTCGTGCGCATAGGAATAAAGCTCGGCAAGACCCGGGACGTTGTTTTCGTTCCGCAGCGGGCGGTTATTCGTGATGCCGACGGTTCCGCGCATGTTTTTGTAGTGGATGAAGGGAATACCGTTTTTCAGCGTGCCGTTAAAACCGGTCTTATGCAGGGTGGACGCTGGCAGATTACCGAAGGGTTGAAACCAGGAGACCGACTCATAATCAACGGGTCGGAAAAAGTTCATCAGGGAATGACCGTATCCGTAAAAAATACCGGAGCCCCTGCGGCTGAACTGAATGCCGCTTCCGGTAAATCCTAA